The stretch of DNA TCGCGAAAGATCGCCTCCACATACATCTTTTCATCTTTCAGGGTGAGAAGCACCTTATCCATGTTCTGGTTGAGCAATTCCATCCATTCATCGACCCGGTGGGATTTCCCTTCTTTCACACGAAATTTGCTCAATTCAACCTTCATGGCAACCCTCCGGTGGAAAATATTCTGAATTCGCCGATCACGGCCGGATCCGTTCCGTCGGGCAAAATTGCCCCGATGAAAAATATTTCCGGATCCCCCGCTGCCGGAATTGGCCGCAGCAGGCCGCAAACGGCCATCCTTCAAAAGACGCCCCGCTTTTTATAAAACCTTGTTATTCTCCCTCAGGTCAAAATCCCGTTCCCCGGACAATCCGGGATAAATTTTCCGCATCTTTGCCGGGCCGAGCATGAAGAGGGTGACCGCAAGCAGACAGAGGGAGGAAGGAATGATCGTCCAAACCGATCCCACATAGTCCATCAACAGGCCGTAAATCATCATGGAAAAGGGAATCAGGGCCTGGGCCATCGTTTCCACGACCCCGAAAATCCTTCCCCGGTAGGCCTCATCGACGGACTTCTGCAGCATGACCAGGACCGGCGTATTGATGGTCGTGATCGCGATGCCGTACAGGATGGCCAAAAGAAGATAATAGGCCATCAACGCGAAACCATCCATCGAAACGAACAAGGGCGCCGTACACAGGGAGATGATGGCGGAATAACTGATCAATCCCCGCCGGGCGACCAGCAGCGGATACTGGAATTCCTTTCTCACGGTAAAATAAAGGGAACCCAGCAGCATGCCGACGGAAAAGGTGCCTTCGATGATCCCGTACTGTTCCGGCGTCATTTTCAGCTGCCGGATGAGAATAAAAGGGAACCCGACGAGAATGGCGGGCGTGAAAAAATTGACGACGAGCGCCGTCCAAACGACGAGCCAGGCGGAGGCGTGGTTTTTTAGGTAGCGCAATCCGGAAACGACGCCCTTCCACATGCCTTCGGAATGTTTTTCCTCCCCTTGGCCTTTCGAAAACAGGCGAAAATCCATCGTGCTCTCCAAAAGGACGGCGACCGTATAGGAGATGGCATGGATCAGCAGGAAAACATTCATGGAGACGGCTCCGTATAACATCCCCGCGATTACCGGCCCGCCGACGGAAGAAAGGGAAACCACCGCCTGGTTCAGGGCCGTCGCCCTCTGCACCCTTCCTTCGTCGACCAAATTCAAAATCGATGAAGTGAACGCCAGGCCGTTAAAAGTGATGAAAACGGAAAGGGCGGCGGTCGTCAAATAAATCCCCCACAGGGACAACCCCTGATACA from Caldibacillus debilis DSM 16016 encodes:
- a CDS encoding MFS transporter, which gives rise to MNEGYQLRKAAYHLWTFTVSKLISLTGNSIYTFGISLYVLNLTGSAANFALNMICGTVPRALLSPFAGYIVDRYSKKMIVIVSQLLAALSVSGLLLFCLYQGLSLWGIYLTTAALSVFITFNGLAFTSSILNLVDEGRVQRATALNQAVVSLSSVGGPVIAGMLYGAVSMNVFLLIHAISYTVAVLLESTMDFRLFSKGQGEEKHSEGMWKGVVSGLRYLKNHASAWLVVWTALVVNFFTPAILVGFPFILIRQLKMTPEQYGIIEGTFSVGMLLGSLYFTVRKEFQYPLLVARRGLISYSAIISLCTAPLFVSMDGFALMAYYLLLAILYGIAITTINTPVLVMLQKSVDEAYRGRIFGVVETMAQALIPFSMMIYGLLMDYVGSVWTIIPSSLCLLAVTLFMLGPAKMRKIYPGLSGERDFDLRENNKVL